A stretch of Pogona vitticeps strain Pit_001003342236 chromosome 5, PviZW2.1, whole genome shotgun sequence DNA encodes these proteins:
- the LOC144589445 gene encoding uncharacterized protein LOC144589445 codes for MGSSLSPQQSKYVDDLYYLVTENGHSATKKEVEALVWTISDMCPWVPESGTFDLEKWTKIGMNFQGNPKVSSRILFTWCKVRACLKGLTPNNILFSQQLASGNSSYPPLPQILPPQPLNLMPSAPPPPNYNQGRLPPKPPDKLLRDDEDSSPDLFPTDEHNKAVLIKPSASGSTPHGHTTMHSRSLAAALCEAGATDNSILSAFPVIRGRPAVPAIPGADDNDPGVAGRPPVPDRYEPQKDPPRKSPTYQEAMNVSGNQPPEMKAEAVSKKPDSKNDVPLENLETSYISIACDLVKETKDSDECASPAFTDYSKMMIPEFVPHPVPEYTEHTEKASLPSGNSDTVRSQPEFGSGEKEEEAVQEKPLEATAKIAPKGVQEEVSPSLSKPYLESFQPPLEPSKNEPTSWFLDAEAADLPKKEKIPQLQMENIYADDVSVSKELKKVDKMVVSIESSPETEDLPTVPYQAAKVVAGAIEKVTLGNSKVREPGDSVVKVEERQSPYQALAQIADLFYKACTRCCQLSGLDIQSVYSSFPQGDVVRLLQTCSTFQVAFADFVGTVLPIPPKDKRLTFFSTGSYSLTTCFSPQPLAGKRMLFTNGSPQQRVVVWQDPEGHWMSRFTKRQTSAQRSELAAVLEFDLFRYEDFNLVVDTQYVYLRFFPDPGGQVLLMELFHLWVL; via the coding sequence ATGGGTTCTTCACTGTCTCCTCAACAGTCTAAATATGTTGATGATCTTTACTATCTTGTAACGGAAAATGGACACTCTGCTACTAAAAAGGAAGTCGAAGCCCTAGTTTGGACTATCAGCGATATGTGTCCATGGGTACCCGAATCTGGAACTTTTGATTTGGAAAAGTGGACAAAAATTGGCATGAATTTTCAAGGCAATCCAAAAGTGTCTTCTCGAATTCTGTTTACCTGGTGTAAGGTCCGAGCTTGTTTAAAGGGACTTACACCAAATAACATTCTCTTTAGTCAACAACTAGCATCTGGGAACAGCTCTTATCCTCCCTTGCCTCAAATCTTGCCTCCTCAACCTTTAAATCTCATGCCTTCAGCACCGCCGCCACCAAATTACAACCAGGGGCGGCTGCCACCAAAACCTCCAGATAAACTGTTGAGAGATGATGAGGACTCCAGCCCTGATCTGTTTCCCACTGATGAACATAACAAGGCAGTACTAATTAAACCCTCTGCGTCAGGTTCAACCCCCCATGGGCACACTACTATGCATTCCAGATCCCTTGCAGCTGCCCTTTGCGAAGCTGGGGCTACAGATAACTCTATCTTATCAGCGTTTCCTGTTATTCGTGGACGACCCGCTGTACCAGCTATTCCCGGTGCTGATGATAATGACCCTGGCGTAGCTGGCAGACCACCTGTACCTGATAGATATGAGCCTCAAAAAGACCCACCACGCAAGTCACCAACCTATCAGGAGGCCATGAATGTATCGGGAAACCAGCCACCAGAAATGAAGGCTGAAGCTGTTAGCAAGAAACCTGACTCTAAGAATGATGTACCTTTAGAAAACCTGGAGACATCTTATATATCCATTGCATGTGACTTAGTTAAAGAAACAAAGGACTCTGATGAATGTGCTTCACCAGCCTTTACAGATTACTCCAAGATGATGATTCCAGAATTTGTTCCACATCCTGTGCCCGAGTATACCGAACATACTGAGAAGGCATCACTGCCCTCTGGAAATAGTGACACAGTGAGGAGCCAGCCAGAATTTGGTTCtggtgagaaggaggaagaagctgtGCAAGAGAAACCACTTGAAGCTACTGCCAAGATTGCACCAAAAGGAGTTCAGGAAGAGGTATCTCCTTCCCTTAGCAAGCCCTACTTGGAATCCTTCCAGCCTCCATTGGAACCATCCAAAAATGAACCCACTTCTTGGTTTCTGGATGCAGAGGCTGCAGATCTGCCTAAGAAAGAGAAGATTCCTCAGCTGCAAATGGAGAATATTTATGCAGATGATGTCTCTGTTTCTAAGGAGCTCAAAAAGGTGGATAAAATGGTGGTGTCCATAGAATCCTCTCCAGAGACTGAAGACCTCCCCACGGTCCCTTATCAAGCTGCTAAGGTGGTGGCAGGAGCTATAGAAAAAGTCACATTAGGGAACAGTAAAGTCAGAGAGCCTGGTGATAGTGTTGTCAAAGTTGAAGAGAGACAGTCTCCTTACCAAGCTCTTGCCCAGATAGCAGATCTGTTCTACAAAGCTTGCACCAGATGTTGTCAGCTTTCTGGACTTGATATTCAATCTGTGTATTCTTCCTTTCCACAGGGCGACGTGGTGAGACTTTTGCAAACTTGTTCCACATTCCAGGTTGCTTTTGCTGATTTCGTAGGGACTGTTCTCCCTATCCCACCAAAGGACAAAAGGCTAACATTTTTCTCTACTGGTTCTTACTCTTTAAccacttgcttttctccccagccATTAGCAGGAAAGCGCATGTTGTTTACCAATGGTTCTCCACAACAAAGAGTAGTTGTCTGGCAAGATCCTGAAGGGCATTGGATGTCTCGATTTACCAAGCGACAGACATCAGCTCAACGTTCTGAACTTGCTGCTGTTTTGGAATTTGACCTCTTTCGATATGAAGACTTCAACCTAGTAGTGGACACACAATATGTTTATCTTCGCTTCTTTCCCGATCCTGGTGGGCAGGTACTTCTCATGGAATTATTCCACCTATGGGTACTATGA